The Coleofasciculus sp. FACHB-T130 genome includes a region encoding these proteins:
- a CDS encoding AAA family ATPase: MMLPTLEIVLLGGFRLTYDEKPVTDVSGERSQSLLAYLVLHGGTPQPRQRLASLFWADSTDEQARTNLRRELHHLRRVLPDADRFIEVDTKTLQWRSDAPFTLDVAEFERTVAQAEEAERAADRKTVRTLLEQAVALYQGDLLPNCYDEWIFPEQERLRQIFIQGLEWLVRLLKEQRDIRTAMRYAQQLLEVDSLNEATYGDLMQLHALNGDRASALRIYHRCMTLLREELGIDPSPITRDLYDRLLNEDSEGISSREKSFELLNTNSELNTPTQNDRQPRCDWGEIIDVSLFYGRTEELNTLKQCILQYRCRLVVLLGMGGIGKTALSAKLAQEIQGEFDFVIWRSLRNTPTLETLLHDSISFLSEQQETGGGIERLIYWLRNSRCLIILDNAETLFQVSCPGQYRPGYEGYGELLRAIAETAHQSCLVLTSREKPAEVGILEGVVDGNSALPVRTLQLSGSPEAAQALIQAKGLIGSEAQQQHLCQFYGCNPLALKIVATSIQDVFDGKIQDFLAQNTTIFNGIHRLLDQQCQRCSPLEKTIMFWLAINREWTTFSELAEDIVPTVSRADLLEALGSLSWRSLIEKQSGSYTQQPVVMEYITERLIAQVCEEIQHLEVGNGELLAENQTPLISILHSHALLKPQGKDYIREIQIQQIVKPVLNTLMTRLYGQYNVERQLTQLLSKLRNEWSRQPGYAGGNILNLLVQLQKDLTGYDFSHLTLWQADLREVNLHQVNLADADLSKTVFTEPLSFALAVAFSPDGQLLATGDTNREVRVWRVADGKNLLTCQGHTNWVWSVAFSPQGNILASGSDDKTIKLWDLKTGKCLQTLQEHAHQVWSVAFSPDGQTLASGSEDRTVKLWDVQSGQCCQTLQGHENWVRSVAFSPDGKTLATGSDDRTIKLWDLKTSQCYQTLQGHLERVWSVAFSPDGQTLASSSSDRTIKLWNFKTGECSRTLKGHGNWVRSLSFSPDGQTVASGSEDRSVKLWRVRTGECYQTLWGHQNWVRSVAFSPNGEILASGSGDHTVKLWHAPTGKCRRTLQGYANRVRSLALSPDGRILASGNDDRTVKLWDLGTGKCVQTLQGHTSSVSAVAFSPDGQTLASGSGDQMVKLWDLDTGRCRQTLQEHTCGIWSVAFSPDGRTLASGSDDQTVKLWDVQTGQCQRTLQGHASWVCAIAFSPDGHTVASGSYDQTMKLWDLQTGQCNQTFQGHTNWVWSVAFSPNGQTLASGSGDHSIKLWDVRTGECRRTLEGHTSRVWSVAFSPDGQILASASSDQTVKLWDVQNGSCLHTLQGHTNLVWSVIFSLDSRRVASGSQDETIKLWDVQTGECVKTLRADRPYEGMNITRVTGLTDAQKAALKALGAVETGSRGENQPRFLAPLIGREREWATICNWMASDTRMVVSEILLLVGESGIGKTRLLEELAAVVTSNGRVLWGRGFEAEILRPYGVWIDALRAIARDSGSQLPAELSSLFPEMEGRRDPGDRSQLFDAVVNLLSQLSSNGKRIVIILDDIQWLDEASTALLHYAIRLLGHSSVRFALSARQRELSDNVPVCKLVQALRREERVQTISLPLLNQAQVVQLTRSINTDVDGNRVFVDSGGNPLFALEVARALAQHDTAYSDNLEALIQDRLRQLDEPARELLPWAAALGRSFNPTIVARVADYPLSKLLLAVEELEQQGIIRPGALLNNETGYDFAHDVVRKVAYHQLSEPRRKLVHLQIAQALNRLSVPDNALASDVAHHASLGGHDSLAASAFQAAAERCLRQFAYSEASELAQRGIQHCRNLEKTLRVRLHIGLLKVYVLAGVTRNQIPQLENNLHQLIAEASALGLKDEEAIALEALIVLNYERGNLMGVREHSLQAVERGRLASPATTARMLAHSGWCLAETEREMPRAEALLLEAQPLAARVGLEIIDIPCGLGCVRRHAADFPAARSLLEQAWRMAQAEQDRWRESACLTYLAMTELEAGNPTEAIAYSEELAAVATKISGEGSEGPFAVALSSLARYVIGEIGAEEALEPALSTLRRIDANRMLAYILSFAAARDLERGRVELAISRAQEALHAAQIVDHPSEIALAGAALIRGKLALGEHKRAAELFQSLQHQIDPRVLSVRAQTAINRLPQELRTNAEIPLASPLKKETFPVPPNLLGG; encoded by the coding sequence ATGATGCTGCCTACTTTAGAGATCGTATTGCTAGGTGGCTTTCGCCTAACTTATGACGAAAAGCCGGTGACAGACGTGAGCGGGGAGCGATCGCAATCGTTGCTGGCATATCTGGTGCTGCACGGGGGCACGCCTCAGCCTCGTCAGCGGCTGGCTTCCCTGTTTTGGGCTGACTCAACAGACGAGCAAGCCCGAACGAACCTAAGAAGAGAGCTGCACCACTTACGGCGGGTTTTGCCGGACGCGGATCGATTCATTGAAGTAGATACAAAAACGCTACAGTGGCGCTCAGATGCACCTTTTACGTTAGATGTTGCAGAGTTTGAGCGGACGGTAGCTCAAGCGGAGGAGGCAGAACGAGCGGCTGACCGGAAAACCGTCCGAACCTTGTTAGAACAGGCGGTAGCCCTCTATCAGGGGGATTTACTGCCCAACTGTTACGACGAATGGATTTTTCCAGAACAGGAACGACTGCGACAAATTTTTATCCAAGGATTGGAATGGTTGGTTCGCCTGTTAAAGGAGCAACGAGATATCCGGACAGCGATGCGCTATGCCCAGCAGTTGTTAGAAGTTGACTCGCTCAACGAAGCAACTTATGGTGACTTGATGCAACTGCACGCGCTTAATGGCGATCGCGCGAGTGCCTTGCGAATCTACCACCGCTGCATGACGCTTTTACGGGAAGAGTTAGGAATCGATCCTAGCCCGATTACCCGCGACCTCTACGATCGCCTGCTGAATGAAGATTCTGAAGGGATAAGCAGTCGAGAAAAAAGTTTTGAATTACTCAATACAAATTCTGAATTAAATACACCCACTCAAAACGACAGGCAACCTCGTTGCGATTGGGGCGAAATCATCGATGTAAGCCTATTTTACGGACGGACAGAAGAGCTAAACACGCTCAAGCAGTGCATTTTACAGTATCGCTGTCGGCTAGTTGTCTTATTAGGCATGGGTGGAATTGGGAAAACTGCCTTGTCCGCCAAACTAGCGCAGGAAATCCAGGGAGAATTTGATTTTGTAATTTGGCGATCGCTACGGAATACTCCCACCCTAGAAACTCTTTTACACGATTCGATTTCCTTTCTATCAGAGCAACAGGAGACCGGAGGTGGAATTGAACGGCTGATATATTGGCTGCGGAATTCTCGTTGCCTGATAATTTTGGACAATGCAGAAACCCTTTTTCAGGTCAGTTGTCCGGGGCAGTATCGTCCGGGATATGAAGGCTACGGGGAACTGCTGCGAGCGATCGCAGAAACCGCTCATCAAAGTTGCCTGGTGCTGACCAGTCGGGAGAAGCCTGCTGAGGTGGGCATCTTAGAAGGTGTAGTTGATGGGAATTCAGCTTTACCTGTGCGAACCTTGCAACTGAGCGGATCGCCAGAGGCAGCGCAAGCACTCATTCAAGCAAAAGGATTAATCGGTTCTGAGGCACAGCAACAGCATTTGTGTCAGTTCTACGGCTGTAATCCTTTGGCATTGAAGATTGTTGCCACTTCCATTCAAGATGTTTTTGATGGCAAGATCCAAGATTTTCTCGCTCAAAATACCACGATTTTTAATGGGATTCACAGACTGCTAGACCAGCAGTGTCAGCGTTGCTCTCCCTTAGAAAAAACAATTATGTTTTGGCTTGCCATTAATCGAGAATGGACAACCTTCTCGGAATTGGCAGAGGATATCGTTCCCACCGTTTCTCGTGCAGACCTACTGGAAGCGTTGGGTTCGCTCAGTTGGCGATCGCTGATCGAAAAGCAGTCAGGCAGCTATACCCAGCAACCTGTGGTGATGGAGTACATCACTGAGCGATTGATTGCCCAAGTCTGTGAAGAAATTCAACATTTAGAAGTCGGAAATGGGGAATTGCTAGCCGAAAACCAGACACCCCTAATTTCCATTTTGCACAGCCACGCCTTGCTCAAGCCTCAGGGCAAAGACTATATCCGAGAGATTCAGATTCAACAAATTGTTAAACCCGTTTTAAACACTTTAATGACCCGATTGTATGGGCAGTACAACGTTGAGCGGCAGCTGACTCAACTGCTTTCAAAACTACGAAATGAATGGTCGAGACAACCCGGATATGCAGGTGGCAATATCCTCAATCTGCTGGTTCAATTGCAAAAAGACTTAACAGGTTATGACTTCTCCCATCTCACCCTCTGGCAGGCTGATTTACGAGAAGTGAATTTACATCAGGTGAATCTTGCTGATGCCGACCTCTCTAAAACAGTGTTTACAGAACCCTTGAGCTTTGCCCTCGCCGTTGCTTTTAGTCCAGACGGACAACTTCTAGCGACCGGGGATACTAACCGCGAGGTACGGGTGTGGAGAGTGGCAGATGGGAAAAATTTACTGACTTGCCAAGGACACACCAATTGGGTTTGGTCGGTTGCTTTTAGTCCTCAAGGTAATATCCTGGCGAGTGGCAGCGATGATAAGACTATTAAATTGTGGGATCTCAAGACAGGGAAATGTCTCCAGACTTTGCAAGAACACGCCCACCAAGTCTGGTCGGTCGCCTTTAGTCCGGACGGTCAAACCCTAGCCAGCGGGAGTGAGGATCGAACGGTCAAGCTGTGGGATGTCCAGTCAGGACAGTGCTGCCAAACGCTTCAGGGGCATGAGAATTGGGTGCGATCGGTAGCGTTCAGTCCTGACGGAAAAACCTTAGCGACTGGCAGCGACGATCGAACCATCAAACTGTGGGATCTCAAAACCAGTCAATGTTACCAAACCCTGCAAGGACACCTGGAACGAGTTTGGTCGGTCGCCTTTAGCCCGGATGGTCAAACCTTAGCCAGCAGTAGTAGCGATCGCACCATTAAACTTTGGAATTTTAAGACGGGTGAATGCAGCCGAACTCTCAAAGGGCATGGAAACTGGGTGCGATCGCTTTCTTTCAGTCCGGATGGTCAAACGGTAGCCAGTGGCAGCGAAGACCGCAGTGTGAAGCTGTGGCGAGTTCGGACTGGGGAATGCTACCAAACATTATGGGGGCACCAAAATTGGGTGCGGTCGGTGGCGTTCAGCCCGAATGGAGAAATCCTCGCAAGCGGTAGCGGCGATCATACCGTTAAGTTGTGGCACGCCCCTACAGGTAAATGTCGCAGAACGCTACAGGGTTATGCGAACCGAGTGCGATCGCTGGCGTTGAGTCCGGATGGTCGCATTTTGGCAAGTGGGAACGACGATCGCACCGTTAAATTGTGGGATCTCGGTACGGGGAAATGCGTTCAAACCTTGCAAGGTCACACTAGCTCAGTTTCGGCTGTTGCTTTTAGCCCAGATGGTCAGACTCTCGCTAGTGGGAGCGGCGACCAAATGGTGAAGCTTTGGGATCTTGACACCGGACGTTGTCGCCAAACCTTGCAAGAGCATACTTGCGGGATTTGGTCAGTTGCCTTCAGCCCCGATGGTCGAACCCTTGCCAGTGGCAGCGATGACCAGACGGTGAAGCTTTGGGACGTGCAGACGGGACAATGCCAACGTACCTTGCAGGGACACGCCAGTTGGGTTTGCGCGATCGCTTTCAGTCCGGATGGTCATACTGTAGCAAGTGGAAGTTACGACCAAACGATGAAGCTTTGGGACTTGCAGACAGGGCAATGCAACCAGACATTCCAAGGACATACCAATTGGGTTTGGTCAGTCGCGTTCAGTCCGAATGGTCAAACCTTGGCGAGTGGAAGTGGCGACCACAGTATTAAGTTATGGGATGTGCGGACAGGAGAGTGCCGACGCACCTTGGAAGGACACACCAGCCGAGTTTGGTCAGTTGCCTTTAGTCCAGATGGTCAAATCCTTGCCAGTGCGAGTAGCGACCAGACAGTAAAGCTTTGGGATGTCCAAAACGGTTCTTGTCTTCATACCTTGCAGGGACACACCAATTTAGTCTGGTCAGTAATCTTCAGCCTTGATAGCCGCAGGGTCGCGAGTGGCAGCCAGGATGAAACCATTAAGCTTTGGGATGTGCAGACGGGTGAGTGTGTAAAAACCTTAAGGGCAGATCGACCCTATGAGGGAATGAATATCACCAGAGTCACCGGATTAACAGACGCCCAAAAGGCTGCATTGAAGGCGCTGGGGGCAGTGGAAACTGGGAGCCGGGGAGAGAATCAGCCCCGATTTTTGGCTCCCCTAATCGGGCGAGAGCGAGAATGGGCGACAATCTGTAATTGGATGGCATCCGATACCCGGATGGTCGTTTCAGAAATCCTTTTACTGGTTGGCGAATCGGGAATTGGGAAGACGCGCCTGCTGGAAGAACTTGCTGCCGTTGTCACGAGCAACGGTCGCGTACTCTGGGGACGCGGGTTTGAGGCGGAAATCCTGCGACCTTATGGAGTCTGGATTGATGCACTGCGGGCGATCGCTCGTGATTCAGGATCGCAATTGCCAGCAGAACTGAGTTCCCTATTTCCAGAAATGGAGGGAAGAAGAGATCCGGGCGATCGCTCTCAGCTATTTGATGCGGTGGTGAACCTGCTCTCCCAACTTTCGAGTAATGGCAAACGAATCGTCATCATCCTAGATGATATTCAGTGGCTGGACGAGGCATCTACGGCACTCCTGCATTATGCAATCCGCCTGCTGGGTCATTCCTCCGTTCGGTTTGCCCTCTCTGCTCGTCAACGCGAGTTATCAGATAATGTGCCTGTGTGTAAGCTGGTGCAAGCGCTGCGGCGGGAGGAGCGGGTGCAAACCATCTCACTGCCACTATTAAATCAAGCGCAAGTGGTTCAGCTGACTCGCTCGATTAATACCGATGTGGATGGAAACCGCGTCTTTGTAGATAGTGGCGGGAATCCCCTATTCGCTCTAGAAGTGGCTCGTGCCCTAGCCCAACATGACACGGCTTACTCCGACAATCTGGAAGCCTTGATTCAAGACCGATTGCGGCAACTCGACGAACCGGCGCGAGAACTTTTACCTTGGGCAGCTGCATTGGGACGAAGTTTCAATCCGACAATCGTGGCACGGGTTGCCGACTATCCGCTCTCTAAATTACTTTTAGCCGTGGAAGAACTGGAGCAGCAGGGGATTATCCGTCCAGGAGCTTTATTAAATAACGAAACTGGCTATGACTTTGCTCATGATGTTGTGCGGAAAGTCGCTTATCACCAGTTGTCAGAACCCCGCCGTAAATTAGTGCATTTGCAGATTGCCCAGGCTTTGAATCGTCTCTCGGTTCCTGACAACGCCCTAGCCAGCGATGTCGCGCATCATGCATCATTGGGCGGTCATGATTCCTTAGCCGCCTCAGCTTTCCAGGCAGCTGCCGAACGTTGCTTGCGCCAGTTCGCCTACTCAGAAGCATCGGAACTGGCTCAACGGGGAATTCAGCATTGCCGGAACCTTGAGAAGACTTTACGGGTGCGGCTTCACATCGGACTGCTAAAGGTCTACGTTCTGGCAGGAGTTACCAGAAATCAAATCCCCCAACTCGAAAATAACCTGCATCAATTGATTGCCGAAGCCAGCGCCCTTGGTTTGAAGGATGAAGAAGCGATCGCGCTAGAAGCTTTGATCGTGCTGAACTACGAGCGAGGTAATCTTATGGGTGTTCGGGAACACTCCCTCCAAGCAGTAGAACGAGGACGATTGGCAAGTCCGGCGACCACCGCCCGAATGCTAGCTCACAGCGGTTGGTGCCTCGCCGAAACCGAACGCGAGATGCCCCGTGCTGAGGCGCTGTTGCTAGAAGCACAGCCGCTTGCCGCGAGAGTGGGACTTGAAATTATCGATATTCCCTGTGGTCTGGGATGCGTGCGCCGTCATGCAGCGGATTTCCCGGCGGCGCGTTCTCTTTTGGAACAAGCATGGCGAATGGCGCAAGCGGAACAAGATCGCTGGCGAGAGTCTGCTTGTTTGACTTATCTGGCAATGACCGAGTTGGAAGCGGGCAATCCGACAGAGGCGATCGCTTACTCCGAAGAACTGGCAGCAGTTGCCACAAAAATTAGTGGTGAAGGCAGCGAAGGCCCATTCGCCGTTGCCCTGAGTTCGCTCGCCCGTTATG